In one Methylocaldum szegediense genomic region, the following are encoded:
- a CDS encoding esterase-like activity of phytase family protein: MRKRFEAPVTDLVTSGDRLRDVRRPTQASPRTGRSAARQRRWWMAAAAASVLAAAVVWVGFLRFKPRVALPGLTPIPVEAHPIAEFSRFGIAENAASPLVFRGGLVFESDAPHFGGISGLRMTDRGHGFTAVTDAGYWVQGRLLYDQGRPKGIADVVMASVLGPEGKPLRENGKGDIESLELTDEAAYLGFEGHRNGVAVFRPISNLLRRPGLLLPVPQDIVKLPKGRGLEALAAFPTGHDFAGALLAIAERDKTGRDLAPAWILQDGPALELKVRLTDSYDISDAAFLPEGDLLLLERRLSLLGGFKMRLRRIPAANIHPGAVLDGAVILEANRLFHQIDNMEGIAAHRDENGITVITAISDDNFLPVQRKLLLQWELK; the protein is encoded by the coding sequence ATGAGAAAACGGTTCGAAGCGCCAGTGACAGACCTCGTGACGAGCGGCGACCGGTTGCGCGATGTGCGCCGTCCGACGCAGGCTTCGCCCCGGACCGGGCGAAGCGCCGCACGACAACGGCGATGGTGGATGGCGGCTGCAGCGGCCTCGGTATTGGCCGCCGCCGTCGTCTGGGTCGGCTTTTTAAGGTTCAAGCCCAGGGTAGCTTTGCCCGGTCTCACGCCTATCCCGGTCGAAGCGCACCCGATCGCCGAGTTTTCAAGGTTCGGGATTGCGGAAAACGCAGCGTCGCCACTGGTCTTTCGGGGCGGCCTGGTGTTCGAATCCGACGCCCCGCACTTCGGCGGAATATCCGGCTTGCGGATGACGGATCGAGGTCACGGGTTTACTGCGGTCACTGATGCGGGCTATTGGGTACAAGGCCGCCTCTTGTACGACCAGGGCCGTCCGAAAGGCATCGCCGACGTGGTCATGGCGTCGGTTCTGGGGCCCGAAGGGAAACCGCTCCGAGAAAACGGTAAAGGCGACATCGAGTCTCTCGAGCTGACCGACGAGGCCGCTTACCTGGGTTTCGAAGGGCATCGCAACGGGGTGGCCGTTTTCCGGCCGATATCCAACTTGCTCCGGCGCCCCGGCCTGCTCTTGCCAGTGCCCCAGGACATCGTGAAGCTACCCAAAGGCCGAGGTTTGGAAGCCTTGGCTGCGTTTCCCACTGGACACGATTTCGCCGGCGCACTTCTCGCTATCGCCGAACGGGACAAAACTGGGCGTGACCTGGCTCCGGCCTGGATTCTGCAGGACGGGCCGGCACTGGAACTCAAAGTTCGCCTGACCGACAGTTACGACATCAGCGACGCCGCTTTTCTTCCGGAAGGCGACTTGCTCCTGCTCGAACGCCGGTTGTCGCTGCTCGGCGGCTTCAAAATGCGTCTCCGCCGCATCCCGGCAGCCAACATACATCCCGGGGCCGTTCTAGACGGCGCCGTGATTCTGGAAGCCAATCGGCTCTTTCACCAGATCGACAACATGGAAGGCATCGCCGCCCATCGCGACGAAAACGGGATCACCGTCATCACGGCGATATCCGACGACAATTTCCTGCCGGTCCAACGCAAGCTGCTGCTGCAATGGGAATTGAAATGA
- a CDS encoding polysaccharide pyruvyl transferase family protein, with amino-acid sequence MMELSSDKPQKPIRIKNVQAKGVRALLREFLRVPMLYKEWQREKEQLANPPHPHPNESCNSILIAPCDPDTVAGSKGDEAMITAFVERIREFNPTCRFGLLTYRDKVPETLANLGVHLEPVWANPKWSLRRLIQTMSHYEGLVIVGGDVMDGYYSPLTALRLWVVGDMAARLGKRSATLGFSFNDRPSSRLRRCLRSLDQRFVVSVRDEVSLERFGRISQANSRLVADAAFLLRPWLSERVEAVRLWAESQRAKGHTVVGFNLHPMLIKEGDESQRSAMVRAAVGGLREVAARNDVTFLLISHDFRGGPLGDEAMLGPIFEQLQDELGERIRYWKNHFSAKELKAIASLTDAVFTGRMHLAVAALGQGVPVAAVTYQGKFEGLFRHFELPGHLAVAPESILDSSRLASLLGELVSSREVLATRVSDSWPRVEQLALLNIEPFLAKEVSPNASSDVAFFHP; translated from the coding sequence ATGATGGAACTAAGTTCCGATAAGCCCCAAAAGCCCATTAGGATCAAGAACGTTCAAGCAAAAGGGGTTCGCGCTCTCCTGAGAGAGTTCTTGCGGGTGCCAATGCTGTATAAGGAATGGCAGCGCGAAAAGGAGCAATTGGCCAATCCGCCCCACCCGCATCCGAACGAATCCTGTAACTCGATTCTGATCGCTCCCTGCGATCCGGATACGGTTGCCGGCTCTAAAGGTGACGAGGCGATGATTACGGCGTTCGTCGAGCGCATCCGTGAATTCAATCCCACCTGCCGATTCGGGCTGCTGACCTACCGTGACAAAGTTCCCGAGACGCTGGCAAATCTTGGCGTGCACCTGGAACCGGTCTGGGCCAATCCCAAGTGGTCCCTGCGCCGGCTAATCCAGACCATGTCTCACTATGAAGGACTGGTGATCGTCGGCGGCGACGTGATGGACGGATACTACTCTCCGCTGACTGCTCTGCGCCTTTGGGTGGTCGGCGACATGGCTGCGCGGCTCGGAAAACGAAGCGCGACTTTAGGATTCTCGTTCAACGACAGACCGTCCTCTCGGTTGCGCCGCTGCCTGCGCTCGCTCGATCAGCGTTTCGTCGTGTCCGTCCGGGACGAAGTTTCTCTCGAACGCTTTGGACGCATATCGCAAGCGAATTCGAGGCTGGTCGCCGATGCCGCCTTCCTGCTACGCCCCTGGCTCAGCGAACGAGTGGAAGCCGTTCGTCTATGGGCCGAGTCACAACGGGCGAAAGGCCATACCGTGGTGGGTTTCAATCTCCACCCGATGCTGATCAAGGAAGGCGATGAATCCCAGCGTTCGGCGATGGTCCGTGCCGCGGTCGGGGGATTGCGTGAAGTTGCGGCGCGGAATGATGTGACCTTTCTGCTCATTTCGCACGATTTTCGCGGTGGCCCGCTAGGCGATGAAGCCATGCTTGGCCCGATTTTCGAACAACTTCAGGACGAATTGGGCGAACGGATCCGCTACTGGAAGAATCATTTCTCCGCAAAAGAACTGAAAGCCATCGCCTCTCTGACGGACGCTGTTTTCACCGGACGGATGCATTTGGCGGTCGCGGCGCTCGGCCAGGGTGTGCCCGTCGCCGCCGTCACGTATCAAGGCAAATTCGAAGGACTTTTCCGACATTTCGAACTTCCCGGACATCTGGCGGTGGCCCCCGAGTCGATTCTCGATTCCTCTCGCCTGGCATCGCTGCTCGGCGAACTGGTTTCCTCACGCGAGGTCCTCGCTACCCGTGTCTCGGATTCTTGGCCTAGGGTCGAACAACTCGCCTTGCTCAACATCGAGCCCTTCCTGGCGAAGGAAGTAAGTCCTAACGCCTCATCCGATGTCGCGTTTTTCCATCCATGA
- a CDS encoding heparinase II/III domain-containing protein — MRTLRSWSWRAFLLTGAFVEAIAAGKTQPASKAPDLPSDDTVKAAFKALKAGDDDYAPARAAREDWDAARRRVARDPRWNAWLKEQTGRIAKWMSTPRDHPEWAAGWLHNYVNTKTGAFLHWTPDQPIPPDEPGSEKLRAAWIAHNRIYNIDRVLDAARLFRLTGDNRYFDWAASQLDFYADAYHGFPLQTWNGRAQLMNQSLDEATRALVLIETVRLLKPHVPAARVNHWRDGLFLPLAANLMASSREVHNIAVWHAAAVTLIGLEFDQTELIAFGKHSPFGLRSLLETGVSPDWFWYEHSLSYQDYVVQAMVELLVGASLRGRLADFARELWITQNLMIAPMTVRFADEDAPTLNDSPPNRKAPNRRLWAASRRVLPTWIGLKEAENQLSWDNLLDPPKAVDSVPPLPEAVSGPVPGLDAVQVVKNGWHALLRYGQKARFHAQQEALTYELQYGDTWILRDAGTVGYGSPLHKDYFSRAPAHNVPLVNGDGQTPWPSEGQLDEIAPDGSSATVSHPSYRPGVTATRRLAVEGGEFIDEVGVTTGSDTPQAIGVVLNTPCAVTADSPSKAEGASLPKATAFRHWKDWTAYVASGTWSSTLDCGGRRFALTVFGAELQRAFVGTVPDSVRPYTRRGIYLEGMATGTKFKLVFHPLGSSQASARKTGRAR; from the coding sequence ATGAGAACGCTGCGATCATGGAGCTGGCGTGCCTTTTTGCTGACAGGAGCATTCGTCGAAGCAATCGCCGCGGGCAAAACTCAACCAGCGTCAAAAGCCCCAGACCTGCCCAGTGACGACACGGTCAAAGCCGCCTTTAAGGCCTTGAAGGCGGGTGACGACGACTATGCACCGGCCCGTGCCGCCCGCGAGGACTGGGATGCGGCCCGCCGGCGCGTGGCTCGCGACCCGCGCTGGAACGCTTGGTTGAAGGAGCAAACCGGTCGGATTGCGAAGTGGATGAGCACACCCCGCGACCACCCGGAATGGGCGGCAGGCTGGCTGCACAATTACGTGAATACAAAGACGGGTGCCTTTCTTCACTGGACTCCCGACCAGCCGATCCCGCCTGACGAACCGGGCTCTGAAAAGCTACGCGCGGCCTGGATCGCCCATAACCGGATCTACAACATCGATCGCGTGCTCGACGCCGCCCGGCTGTTCCGCCTGACCGGCGATAACCGCTACTTCGATTGGGCTGCTTCGCAGCTCGATTTCTACGCCGATGCCTACCACGGCTTCCCTTTGCAAACTTGGAACGGCCGCGCCCAATTGATGAATCAGAGCCTGGACGAAGCCACCCGAGCCCTGGTGTTGATCGAAACCGTCCGGCTGCTGAAACCCCATGTTCCGGCGGCTCGCGTCAACCATTGGCGCGACGGATTGTTCCTGCCCCTCGCCGCCAACCTGATGGCCTCCTCGCGCGAGGTTCACAACATCGCCGTCTGGCATGCCGCGGCCGTAACCTTGATCGGACTCGAGTTCGACCAAACCGAGCTGATCGCTTTCGGCAAGCACTCACCTTTCGGTCTTCGCTCGCTCCTCGAGACCGGCGTGTCACCCGATTGGTTCTGGTACGAGCACTCCCTGTCTTATCAGGATTACGTGGTCCAAGCCATGGTAGAACTGCTGGTCGGCGCCTCGTTGCGCGGCCGCCTGGCCGACTTCGCCCGAGAACTCTGGATCACGCAAAATCTGATGATCGCCCCCATGACGGTGCGCTTTGCCGACGAAGACGCCCCCACCCTCAACGATTCGCCGCCCAACCGCAAGGCGCCGAATCGCCGGCTGTGGGCGGCCTCCCGCCGGGTGTTGCCGACCTGGATCGGGCTCAAAGAGGCCGAGAACCAACTGAGCTGGGATAACCTGCTCGATCCGCCCAAGGCCGTCGACTCGGTGCCTCCTTTACCCGAGGCGGTATCGGGCCCTGTACCGGGCCTCGACGCGGTTCAAGTCGTGAAGAATGGCTGGCACGCCCTGCTGCGCTATGGCCAGAAAGCCCGCTTTCATGCCCAGCAGGAAGCTCTCACCTATGAACTCCAATACGGCGATACCTGGATTCTCAGAGACGCCGGCACGGTCGGCTACGGCTCGCCGCTGCACAAAGACTATTTCAGCCGGGCGCCGGCGCACAACGTGCCGCTGGTCAACGGCGATGGGCAAACCCCATGGCCATCCGAGGGACAGCTCGACGAGATCGCTCCGGACGGCTCGTCCGCGACGGTGTCCCATCCGAGCTATCGTCCCGGGGTGACGGCAACGCGGCGTCTCGCTGTCGAAGGCGGCGAGTTTATCGATGAGGTCGGGGTGACCACTGGATCGGACACGCCGCAGGCGATCGGCGTGGTCCTGAACACGCCCTGTGCGGTGACCGCCGACAGCCCTTCTAAAGCCGAAGGGGCATCATTGCCTAAAGCGACAGCTTTTCGCCATTGGAAGGACTGGACCGCCTATGTGGCGTCCGGCACTTGGAGTAGCACGCTCGACTGCGGTGGCCGCCGGTTTGCCCTAACGGTCTTCGGCGCTGAGCTGCAGCGCGCGTTTGTAGGCACGGTGCCCGATTCCGTACGGCCCTACACCCGGCGGGGCATCTACCTTGAGGGCATGGCAACGGGAACCAAATTCAAGCTGGTGTTTCACCCGCTCGGATCGTCACAGGCATCCGCACGGAAAACAGGCCGCGCAAGATAA
- a CDS encoding glycosyltransferase family 2 protein yields the protein MNALPATDHGRYAEVDALLFTTSDSAGGRQDELERMVRSVERAITKSGLRVVQYLLLQRHTPGQPLPALPDYIRVTTIPDRVSLSKARNLLFDLAHKDRLFERSLMVAFPDDDAWYPEGTLETMLALFAQDASLDLAICKYSSSPSVLPSLPLELRTPRPASTRAFVANASSNTLFMRASRVAQTGYFDESLGVGAPINGGEDLDYALRAYVSAGERAVWFDAPLVGHRDPHRWLIGHYYAGSLYALARSAALSRGVALQAMRKVLVGIYLLLRRELAWPAFSRALRLAQSARYSQPARS from the coding sequence ATGAATGCACTTCCCGCGACCGATCACGGGCGTTACGCCGAGGTAGACGCCCTGCTCTTCACCACCAGCGACAGCGCGGGCGGACGCCAAGACGAATTGGAGCGCATGGTCCGTAGCGTGGAGCGCGCCATAACGAAGTCCGGACTTCGGGTCGTTCAATATCTGTTGCTGCAGCGACACACACCGGGCCAGCCGCTGCCTGCCCTGCCGGACTATATCCGGGTAACGACCATTCCCGACCGGGTTTCGCTCTCTAAAGCGCGGAATCTCCTCTTCGACTTGGCGCACAAAGACCGCCTGTTCGAGCGCTCGTTGATGGTTGCTTTTCCCGATGACGACGCCTGGTATCCGGAGGGCACGCTGGAAACCATGCTCGCTTTGTTCGCGCAAGACGCCTCGCTCGATCTCGCGATATGCAAGTATTCATCCTCGCCTTCGGTGCTTCCCTCCCTGCCTTTGGAGCTACGCACCCCACGACCGGCGAGTACCCGGGCGTTCGTTGCCAATGCCTCATCCAACACGCTGTTTATGCGGGCTTCTCGGGTCGCTCAAACGGGGTATTTCGACGAGTCTTTGGGTGTCGGAGCTCCCATCAACGGCGGAGAAGACCTCGATTACGCCTTACGCGCCTATGTCTCCGCTGGGGAGAGAGCTGTTTGGTTCGATGCCCCTCTGGTCGGGCACCGTGACCCCCATCGTTGGCTGATCGGACATTACTATGCCGGCAGCCTATACGCGCTGGCGCGTAGCGCAGCTTTGAGCCGTGGGGTCGCCCTGCAAGCGATGCGCAAAGTGTTGGTGGGCATCTATCTGCTACTGCGGCGTGAACTGGCCTGGCCGGCCTTTTCACGGGCTCTGCGACTGGCCCAGTCGGCCCGCTACAGCCAACCGGCGCGCTCGTGA
- a CDS encoding lipopolysaccharide biosynthesis protein, which yields MSSTTTSLGNQVLSGLIWSAVRNWGGRLATIAVFFLLARILSPDDFGVFAAAIAVLAFIEIIAEQGLADAVVQRPAIGPRELNTVFVANFLVAALLVTTTWLAAPIIASVMGTERLTEILRVSCLGILLSSLGFCQQALLRRNFQYRWLAVRILVSTVVGGVVGIGLALAGFGVWSLVGQFLTSSSVSLILLWLKPVWKPGLKFSFVGFGQLLRYGSNILGMRLLDFANTRAIELAIGAWLGTTTLGFYAVGSRIYTIMMQLLSSVVMDVAHSGFSRIAGERERLAQAYYRAMTATAAFAMPCFVLVSAVAPELCVTAFGAKWADSADILKPLALLGAVQTLQYYNASGLNAIGRSGTALTIAIVKAAGAVAALVATKGQALEITVKAYVLAQLVATPVSFFLGRRYLGVSVRRILRCVLPFAFSAAMMFFALQAFSLALSDLGLNQVADLAVKLTVGVTVYAVGIALLGRRYLIESIQTVKSMRRG from the coding sequence ATGAGCAGCACTACGACATCGCTGGGCAATCAGGTTCTATCGGGTTTGATCTGGTCGGCCGTCCGCAATTGGGGCGGACGCTTGGCGACCATCGCCGTATTCTTCCTGCTTGCTCGCATTCTGTCGCCGGATGACTTCGGTGTATTCGCCGCCGCCATCGCGGTGCTGGCTTTTATCGAGATCATTGCCGAACAGGGGCTCGCCGACGCGGTCGTGCAACGTCCAGCCATAGGGCCGCGAGAGTTAAATACGGTCTTCGTCGCCAACTTTCTCGTAGCCGCCCTTTTGGTTACAACAACCTGGCTAGCAGCTCCGATCATCGCCTCGGTAATGGGCACCGAGCGCCTGACCGAAATCTTGCGAGTCTCTTGCCTGGGAATACTCCTGAGTTCTCTCGGGTTCTGCCAGCAAGCGCTGCTTCGGCGAAATTTCCAGTATCGCTGGCTGGCAGTCAGAATCTTAGTCTCGACCGTCGTTGGCGGCGTGGTAGGCATTGGGCTGGCGCTTGCCGGTTTCGGCGTCTGGAGTCTAGTCGGTCAATTTCTGACCAGCTCATCGGTCAGCCTGATCCTACTCTGGCTCAAGCCCGTCTGGAAGCCCGGACTGAAATTCAGTTTCGTCGGGTTCGGCCAACTCCTCCGCTATGGAAGCAATATCCTCGGCATGCGCCTGCTGGATTTCGCCAATACCCGTGCCATCGAACTGGCCATCGGCGCGTGGCTCGGCACCACCACGCTCGGCTTCTATGCCGTCGGTTCCCGCATCTATACCATCATGATGCAGCTCCTCAGCTCGGTGGTCATGGACGTGGCCCATTCGGGCTTCTCGCGGATCGCTGGGGAGCGAGAACGGCTGGCCCAGGCGTATTACCGCGCGATGACCGCGACCGCTGCTTTCGCGATGCCATGTTTCGTCCTCGTTTCCGCGGTCGCCCCGGAACTTTGCGTGACCGCATTCGGCGCCAAATGGGCCGACAGCGCAGACATTCTGAAACCGCTCGCCCTTCTAGGGGCTGTTCAGACGCTCCAGTACTACAACGCATCGGGACTGAACGCCATCGGCCGGTCTGGTACCGCTCTGACGATCGCGATCGTCAAGGCGGCGGGTGCCGTCGCCGCCCTGGTGGCAACCAAAGGGCAAGCCTTGGAGATCACCGTAAAGGCCTACGTGCTGGCGCAACTCGTTGCGACGCCCGTGAGTTTCTTTCTGGGCAGAAGGTACCTCGGCGTCTCCGTCCGCAGAATCCTGCGGTGTGTCCTTCCATTTGCCTTTTCAGCGGCGATGATGTTTTTCGCCCTCCAGGCGTTCAGCCTCGCACTTTCAGATCTCGGCCTGAATCAGGTGGCGGATCTCGCCGTGAAGCTTACCGTCGGAGTCACGGTTTATGCCGTAGGAATTGCTCTTCTTGGCCGCCGCTATCTAATCGAGTCCATACAAACCGTCAAATCAATGAGGCGTGGATGA
- a CDS encoding glycosyltransferase codes for MRITMICNELPFPPSHGGLVDVWRRLCALKSAGVRIQLVCWGGGAAGAPQPDHLDKVREVVEGLYVFPFEQTWSSRIKRAGRLWRLPWRVASRNLRAAEFHSLLEAQRTFGSQAVWLDALYGGEVARRLAHELKLPLFYRSHNIEHRYTLDQARLARTTREKFQWTLSVFNLRRYEHGILRESSAFFDISVDDLRYWEKHGFTSGHWLPPLVDESFAKRLSAPRKDPPQFDVGYLGNLFMPNNVQGLVWFLEKVAPLLLDACPGLRLFIAGSQPSDRIRAALAARPEVTLIENPRDAVTVLRDAQVLINPVFAGSGVNIKSVEMLFSPAELVCTPQGLAGLPDEVRRCFRISQDECGFASAILDGLNSAATGHTAESENRAVARSYFRAKRIHDILPLLFR; via the coding sequence ATGCGTATCACGATGATCTGCAACGAGTTGCCCTTCCCTCCCAGCCATGGCGGTTTGGTGGATGTGTGGCGTCGGCTCTGCGCCTTGAAATCGGCCGGTGTCCGCATCCAGCTCGTCTGCTGGGGCGGCGGAGCCGCTGGCGCGCCGCAACCGGACCACCTGGACAAAGTGCGGGAGGTCGTGGAGGGTTTGTATGTCTTTCCGTTTGAACAAACCTGGTCTTCGCGCATCAAGCGAGCCGGACGACTGTGGCGGCTGCCTTGGCGAGTCGCTTCCCGCAACTTGAGAGCCGCCGAGTTTCATTCCCTATTGGAAGCGCAGCGGACATTCGGCAGCCAGGCAGTCTGGCTGGATGCCCTCTACGGCGGCGAGGTGGCCCGCCGTCTGGCCCACGAGCTGAAGCTGCCGCTGTTCTACCGCTCTCACAACATCGAACATCGGTACACACTGGACCAAGCCAGACTCGCCCGAACGACACGAGAGAAGTTCCAGTGGACACTCAGCGTATTCAACCTGCGCCGTTATGAACACGGAATTCTCAGGGAGAGTTCCGCGTTCTTCGATATCTCCGTCGATGACCTCAGATACTGGGAGAAGCACGGGTTTACATCCGGACATTGGCTACCGCCGTTGGTGGATGAATCTTTTGCGAAACGCCTCAGTGCACCGCGAAAAGATCCGCCCCAATTCGACGTCGGCTATCTCGGAAACCTGTTTATGCCCAATAACGTCCAGGGCTTGGTTTGGTTTCTGGAGAAGGTGGCACCCCTGCTACTCGATGCGTGCCCGGGCCTACGCCTGTTCATCGCAGGTAGCCAGCCTTCCGACCGAATCAGAGCCGCACTGGCCGCGCGGCCTGAAGTCACACTGATCGAAAATCCGCGGGACGCCGTTACGGTATTGCGGGATGCACAGGTGCTGATCAACCCTGTCTTTGCAGGCAGCGGGGTCAACATCAAATCGGTGGAAATGCTGTTTTCCCCTGCCGAATTGGTTTGTACGCCCCAAGGCTTGGCAGGCCTTCCCGATGAAGTTAGGCGTTGCTTCCGAATCAGCCAGGACGAATGCGGATTCGCGTCCGCAATCCTCGACGGCCTGAATTCTGCGGCCACAGGCCATACTGCGGAATCCGAAAACCGCGCGGTAGCGCGGTCTTATTTTCGTGCAAAGCGGATCCACGACATCTTGCCGCTCCTCTTTCGCTGA
- a CDS encoding glycosyltransferase family 4 protein, which produces MPNCLMIVENLPVPLDRRAWQEACALRDAGWDVTVICPATERHPEREIVFDGIRIYRHPLPLEASGALGFLLEYGAALFHETRLAFKAFRRHGFDIIHIANPPDLLFLVALPYKALGRPLIFDHHDICPELYESKFKKRGPMHALLRLFEKLTFLFADVVISANETFRELAITRGGMHPDDVFTVYGFPDLTKFKRIPTARADDAINVGYVGVMGAQDGVDNLIRAVAMLRSQSGLPRFTCTFVGAGPELAALKALAESLGVADICQFTGFLSGETLLAALSSFDIGVIPDPFDTYNDKISMCKVFEYATLGLPIVAFELGETKRLLGDAARYAPDHTPVGLASAISDLLKDESLRRIYAERARERARLHFHWQDQVTALLAAYDRALLRSTRGTHRSGQPAAIREERS; this is translated from the coding sequence ATGCCGAATTGTCTGATGATTGTCGAAAACCTTCCGGTGCCCTTAGATCGGAGAGCGTGGCAAGAAGCGTGCGCACTGCGCGACGCCGGCTGGGACGTCACCGTCATCTGTCCCGCCACCGAAAGACATCCCGAACGGGAGATCGTGTTCGACGGGATCCGGATCTACCGTCATCCCCTGCCCCTTGAAGCCAGTGGCGCACTCGGTTTCCTGTTGGAATACGGCGCCGCGCTGTTCCACGAAACGCGCTTGGCCTTCAAGGCGTTTCGGCGCCACGGCTTCGATATCATCCACATCGCCAATCCGCCCGATCTTTTGTTCCTGGTCGCCCTGCCGTACAAAGCGCTCGGCCGACCGCTGATCTTCGATCATCACGATATCTGTCCCGAGCTCTACGAATCCAAATTCAAGAAGCGCGGCCCCATGCATGCCCTGCTGAGGCTGTTCGAAAAACTCACGTTCCTGTTCGCGGACGTGGTCATCTCGGCCAACGAGACGTTTAGGGAACTGGCGATAACACGAGGCGGCATGCATCCGGACGATGTTTTCACCGTGTACGGCTTTCCCGACCTAACCAAGTTCAAGCGGATTCCGACAGCCCGAGCGGACGACGCGATCAACGTCGGCTACGTAGGGGTCATGGGTGCTCAGGACGGAGTGGACAATCTGATTCGCGCCGTCGCGATGCTGCGCAGCCAATCCGGATTGCCGCGCTTCACCTGCACATTCGTGGGCGCCGGTCCGGAACTCGCGGCGCTGAAAGCCCTAGCTGAATCCTTGGGCGTGGCCGATATCTGCCAATTCACGGGTTTCCTGTCTGGGGAAACGCTCTTGGCTGCGCTGTCCAGCTTCGATATCGGCGTCATTCCCGATCCTTTCGACACATACAACGACAAGATCAGCATGTGTAAGGTGTTCGAATACGCGACCTTGGGGCTGCCCATCGTTGCCTTCGAACTGGGGGAGACCAAACGTCTTCTCGGCGATGCCGCCCGCTACGCACCCGACCACACGCCCGTGGGGCTGGCATCCGCAATAAGCGACCTGCTCAAAGACGAATCCCTGCGCCGAATCTACGCCGAGCGCGCCCGGGAGCGCGCCCGGCTGCATTTTCACTGGCAGGATCAAGTTACTGCGCTTCTGGCCGCTTATGATCGCGCACTGCTGCGCAGTACCAGGGGAACACACCGTTCCGGCCAACCGGCCGCCATCCGGGAAGAGCGCTCATGA
- a CDS encoding glycosyltransferase family 4 protein produces MSAPKPERLRPVAVLLCEDLPVPGLNGYSTYNHAFVRYLEARNFNAHLVISGPRLPAPIFRPRRRLGCTKVQIHVPGTIRLGDWHLAAHPRTLVRSVYRWLLDTVGGTWARRLASWRGASQSKTVYIGRYLNEADLRRLTPIFSRLDPDYVFVDTIFRARILSCLPNRARTLLIAHDVFHKRCRSLAERGMTAVPPVSPEQEQTILGAFDLLLAISDEDASDLRELMPIAKIVALPAPVDAKPLKPAPGAESRILYLGSQAPHNVDGLRWFLEHVWPRVREVRKDLILDVAGEVCLAFTPGIPGVVLHGRVQDLSELAANALFAINPVRAGSGLKIKMLDYFAFGLPCITTSVGAAGFPPDDDSPIEVCDDPVDFAATVLQWGGDSQLRERLRENARRYVARFSSDAFFVRLDAALAR; encoded by the coding sequence ATGAGTGCGCCGAAGCCCGAACGACTCCGTCCAGTCGCGGTTCTTCTGTGCGAGGATTTGCCGGTTCCCGGGCTGAACGGGTATTCCACTTACAACCACGCTTTTGTGAGATACCTGGAGGCGCGGAACTTCAACGCACACCTGGTGATCAGCGGACCGCGGCTCCCGGCACCGATTTTCCGCCCCCGGCGACGATTGGGCTGCACGAAAGTCCAGATTCATGTGCCCGGCACGATACGCCTGGGAGACTGGCACCTGGCCGCACATCCCAGAACGCTGGTTCGATCGGTGTACCGCTGGCTACTCGACACCGTCGGCGGCACATGGGCGCGACGCTTGGCGAGCTGGCGCGGCGCTTCGCAGAGCAAAACCGTCTATATCGGGCGCTACCTGAATGAGGCAGATCTGCGCCGATTGACACCGATCTTCTCCCGACTCGATCCCGATTATGTCTTCGTCGACACCATTTTCCGGGCGCGGATCCTGAGCTGCTTACCGAACCGCGCCCGCACGCTGCTGATCGCCCACGATGTGTTCCATAAGCGCTGCCGGTCTCTAGCGGAGCGAGGGATGACCGCCGTTCCCCCGGTAAGCCCGGAACAGGAGCAGACCATTCTCGGAGCCTTCGACCTGCTGCTCGCGATCAGCGACGAGGATGCCAGCGATCTCAGAGAACTGATGCCGATAGCGAAGATCGTCGCTCTCCCGGCGCCCGTCGACGCCAAGCCGCTAAAACCTGCACCCGGCGCCGAGTCCCGCATTCTGTATCTAGGCAGCCAAGCACCGCACAACGTGGACGGACTCCGCTGGTTCTTGGAGCATGTTTGGCCGCGAGTGCGCGAGGTGCGGAAGGATCTCATCCTGGACGTGGCGGGCGAGGTGTGTCTCGCTTTCACGCCCGGCATTCCGGGCGTGGTTCTGCATGGTCGTGTTCAAGACCTCTCGGAACTAGCCGCCAACGCGCTGTTCGCCATCAATCCCGTGCGTGCCGGGAGTGGCCTGAAGATCAAAATGCTGGATTACTTCGCGTTCGGCCTGCCCTGTATCACGACCAGCGTTGGAGCCGCAGGGTTTCCCCCAGACGACGATAGCCCTATCGAAGTTTGCGACGACCCGGTCGATTTCGCAGCAACGGTTCTGCAATGGGGCGGCGATTCACAATTGCGTGAACGTCTTCGCGAAAATGCCCGCCGCTACGTGGCGCGCTTTTCCAGCGACGCGTTTTTCGTGCGTTTGGATGCCGCCTTGGCGCGCTAG